One window from the genome of Myxocyprinus asiaticus isolate MX2 ecotype Aquarium Trade chromosome 30, UBuf_Myxa_2, whole genome shotgun sequence encodes:
- the rps18 gene encoding 40S ribosomal protein S18, whose product MSLVIPEKFQHILRVLNTNIDGRRKIAFAITAIKGVGRRYAHVVLRKADIDLSKRAGELTEDEVERVVTIMQNPRQYKIPDWFLNRQKDIKDGKYSQVLANGLDNKLREDLERLKKIRAHRGLRHFWGLRVRGQHTKTTGRRGRTVGVSKKK is encoded by the exons ATG TCGCTCGTCATTCCAGAGAAGTTCCAGCACATTCTTCGTGTTCTCAACACGAACATCGACGGACGGCGTAAAATCGCCTTTGCCATCACCGCCATCAAG GGTGTGGGACGGCGATACGCTCACGTCGTCCTGAGGAAAGCTGATATTGACCTGAGCAAAAGGGCTGGAGAGCTGACTGAAGATGAG GTCGAGCGGGTGGTGACCATCATGCAGAACCCTCGCCAGTACAAAATCCCCGACTGGTTCCTCAACAGACAAAAGGATATAAAAGATGGCAAATACAGTCAG GTTCTCGCTAACGGTTTGGACAACAAACTGAGAGAAGATCTGGAGAGACTGAAGAAGATCAGGGCTCACCGTGGTCTCCGTCACTTCTGGGG TCTGCGTGTGCGTGGTCAGCACACTAAGACCACCGGTCGCCGTGGTCGTACCGTGGGTGTGTCCAAGAAGAAGTAA